A DNA window from Vibrio sp. CDRSL-10 TSBA contains the following coding sequences:
- the tssE gene encoding type VI secretion system baseplate subunit TssE, protein MTYIAPEESVFGVGFFERLEANAKPVSLTQGPDAWDVLDSVKRNVSNILNTRIGGAQSAPHLGLVDFNDATLETMDLSLRIKLAIQQCLERYEPRLKNVLVRSDNDHHNPLTLRFHIAASINSDALHKKVQFSLSLDQNRKYRVY, encoded by the coding sequence ATGACATATATAGCACCTGAAGAGAGTGTTTTTGGGGTTGGCTTCTTCGAGCGTTTAGAAGCCAACGCTAAACCTGTGTCTCTGACCCAAGGTCCGGACGCATGGGATGTACTCGACTCCGTTAAACGTAACGTATCCAACATTCTTAACACCCGAATTGGTGGTGCGCAAAGCGCACCTCATTTGGGCTTGGTCGATTTCAATGACGCCACGTTGGAAACCATGGACTTATCGTTACGTATCAAGCTGGCGATCCAGCAATGCCTGGAGCGTTATGAACCGCGTTTAAAGAATGTGTTGGTTCGTTCAGATAACGATCACCACAATCCGCTTACGTTGCGTTTTCATATTGCTGCCAGCATCAACAGCGATGCATTACACAAGAAAGTTCAGTTCAGTCTGTCACTGGATCAAAATAGAAAGTATCGAGTGTATTAA